The sequence CGAACAGCGCGGTCTCGGCGCGGCTGAGGCCACGGGCCGACCGGCGCACCAGCTTTGGCGTCGCGGCAGGCTTCCTCAGCGCATCCAGTGCCCGGCGGCGTGGCTGCGGCGCCACGCCATCGGCATCGCCGGCCGCGGCCGTGGCATGGGTGGATGGCAGGTCGGGGCCGCGCCAGCCGGTTTCGGCCGCCACCGCCTCGGCCCGCATCGCCCGTTCGAACAGCCGCGCCTCGGTGTCGAGATCGGGGCGCAACACGTCTCTGTCCGTGCCCGGCCTGTCTCTGGTCGGCCGGTCGGTCGTCGACCTGTGCGGCAGTTGGGGCGGGCGTTGCGGCATGGGTGGTTTCAGGCCTCGTCGACGATCACGACATGCAGCCGGCGGGGCCCGTGGGCGCCCAGCTCGATCTGCTGTTCGATGTCACCGGTGCGGCTGGGGCCGGTGATCAGGTTCAACGCACGCGGCAGCAGGCCAAGTTCGGCCCGCATCCGCGCCCAGACATCCTCATAGGTGCCGACAATACGGGCTGCTGGCAAGACCACGATATGGGTCTCGGGCAGGAAATTCAGCGTGGTCGGGTGGGATGCGGCCGATGCCAGCGCCAGCGTGCCGGTTTCGGCGATGCCGGCGAAGGCGGATGTCACCGACACCTCGTCTGCCGCCTGCGCCGGCCCGGCGCGCAGGGACAGCATCGGTGCCAGACCCTGCCAGTCGATGGCATCCAGCAGCGGATCGGGCGCGCGGGCGGCAGCCATCGGCAGGTTGCAGGCCGCCAGATAGTCCAGGATCGCCGCCGGCACCTGGCCGGTACCATCCACCCGCGCGACGGTGCCTGAAACCTTCCGCAGCATGTCGATGAACAGCGACACCCGGCCGGCCGGGTCCAGATCGCTGCGGGCGGGCACGGTATTGGGTTTGTGGGCGGCAAGCCGGGCCGCGACTCGGGCGCGGGCATCGGCTTCATTGGCGGCATCGCGGCCGATGCCGGCGCGGACCGCCGCCATGATCTCGGTGCGGGCGCTGTCGGCGGTCATGGCTTCGTGCTCCCGGTGGTGCCCTGTGTCGGGGAGACGGGCATGGCTGTGGGACGGCCATCGGCCTTCCAGGCGGCGACGAAGCTGCGGCCTTCCGGTGCCGGCAGATCGCGGACCCCGGTCCAGCCGCCGGCCAGCGGCAGGCGGCGGAACCGGCCATTGCCGCGCCCAAGCCTGCCCAGCACCGCAGCGCCGGTGCGCGACAGCAGCCGGTAGGCACGCGGCCTGCGGGCGAACCAGGCCCACAGGCCCAAGCCCCAGCGCTGGCCGGTCGGGTTCAGACCGCGTTCGAATTCGCGCGTCCGCCAGGCACGCATCATCCGGGGC comes from Tistrella bauzanensis and encodes:
- a CDS encoding LutC/YkgG family protein, coding for MTADSARTEIMAAVRAGIGRDAANEADARARVAARLAAHKPNTVPARSDLDPAGRVSLFIDMLRKVSGTVARVDGTGQVPAAILDYLAACNLPMAAARAPDPLLDAIDWQGLAPMLSLRAGPAQAADEVSVTSAFAGIAETGTLALASAASHPTTLNFLPETHIVVLPAARIVGTYEDVWARMRAELGLLPRALNLITGPSRTGDIEQQIELGAHGPRRLHVVIVDEA